A single window of Intrasporangium calvum DSM 43043 DNA harbors:
- the ffh gene encoding signal recognition particle protein: MFATLSDRLTATFKNLRGKGRLSESDVNKAVRDIRLALLDADVALPVVKRFTTAVRERALGEEVNQALNPAQQVVKIVNEELVTILGGETRQIRFAKNPPTVIMLAGLQGSGKTTFAGKLGRWLKDRGHTPLLVAADLQRPNAVTQLEVVGERAGLKVFAPERGNVGGHDAVAGTGEGTRSFGDPVSVSRAGVEHARAQQHDVVIVDTAGRLAVDTNLMQQAADIRSAIQPDEVLFVIDAMIGQAAVETAQAFHEGVAFTGVVLSKLDGDARGGAALSIREVTGEPIMFASVGEKVTDIEVFHPDRMAGRILDMGDVLTLIEQAEKAFDKRQADEMARKFLAEEDFTFEDFLQQMSAIKQMGSLKSMLKMMPGMQQMRAQLDAFDDREFDRVEAMVRSMTPFERTHPKQINGSRRARIAKGSGVSVTDVNQLLERFRDAQKMMKSLARGGGGGLPGMPGIPGTGKKGRAQQPQRKKSKSGNPAKRAAEERAAAQRAAEGRSKAAASAFGMPGASPDGADPLADLDVSKLPKGFEKFLGKG, translated from the coding sequence GTGTTCGCAACCCTGTCTGACCGGCTGACCGCCACCTTCAAGAACCTGCGCGGCAAGGGCCGCCTTTCGGAGTCCGACGTCAACAAGGCGGTTCGAGACATCCGGCTGGCCCTCCTCGACGCCGACGTGGCGCTGCCCGTCGTCAAGCGGTTCACGACGGCCGTGCGGGAGCGCGCGCTCGGCGAAGAGGTCAACCAGGCACTCAACCCCGCCCAGCAGGTCGTCAAGATCGTCAACGAGGAGCTCGTCACCATCCTCGGTGGCGAGACCCGCCAGATCCGGTTCGCGAAGAACCCCCCGACGGTCATCATGCTCGCCGGGCTGCAGGGCTCGGGCAAGACGACCTTCGCGGGCAAGCTCGGCCGCTGGCTCAAGGACCGCGGGCACACGCCGCTGCTCGTGGCCGCCGACCTGCAGCGCCCCAACGCCGTCACCCAGCTCGAGGTCGTCGGCGAGCGCGCCGGCCTCAAGGTCTTCGCTCCCGAGCGTGGCAACGTCGGCGGCCACGACGCCGTCGCAGGGACGGGGGAGGGCACCCGCAGCTTCGGCGACCCGGTGTCCGTCTCCCGGGCCGGAGTCGAGCACGCCCGCGCCCAGCAGCACGACGTCGTCATCGTCGACACCGCCGGACGGCTCGCCGTCGACACCAACCTCATGCAGCAGGCAGCCGACATCCGCTCGGCGATCCAGCCCGACGAGGTCCTCTTCGTCATCGACGCGATGATCGGCCAGGCCGCGGTCGAGACCGCGCAGGCCTTCCACGAGGGCGTCGCCTTCACCGGCGTCGTGCTCTCCAAGCTCGACGGCGACGCCCGCGGTGGTGCCGCCCTGTCGATCCGTGAGGTCACCGGCGAGCCGATCATGTTCGCCTCCGTCGGCGAGAAGGTCACCGACATCGAGGTGTTCCACCCCGACCGGATGGCCGGCCGGATCCTCGACATGGGCGACGTGCTCACCCTCATCGAGCAGGCGGAGAAGGCGTTCGACAAGCGCCAGGCCGACGAGATGGCGCGCAAGTTCCTCGCCGAGGAGGACTTCACCTTCGAGGACTTCCTCCAGCAGATGAGCGCCATCAAGCAGATGGGCTCGCTCAAGTCGATGCTCAAGATGATGCCGGGCATGCAGCAGATGCGGGCCCAGCTCGACGCGTTTGACGACCGCGAGTTCGACCGGGTCGAGGCGATGGTGCGCTCGATGACCCCGTTCGAGCGGACCCACCCGAAGCAGATCAACGGGTCACGGCGGGCCCGGATCGCCAAGGGCTCCGGCGTCTCCGTGACCGACGTCAACCAGCTCCTCGAGCGGTTCCGGGACGCGCAGAAGATGATGAAGTCGCTCGCCCGGGGCGGTGGCGGCGGTCTGCCGGGCATGCCCGGCATCCCCGGCACCGGCAAGAAGGGCCGGGCCCAGCAGCCGCAGCGCAAGAAGAGCAAGAGCGGCAACCCGGCCAAGCGGGCCGCAGAGGAGCGCGCCGCTGCGCAACGGGCCGCCGAGGGCCGGTCCAAGGCGGCAGCGTCGGCGTTCGGCATGCCCGGTGCGAGCCCGGACGGCGCCGACCCGCTGGCCGACCTCGATGTCTCCAAGCTCCCCAAGGGCTTCGAGAAGTTCCTCGGCAAGGGCTGA
- the ftsY gene encoding signal recognition particle-docking protein FtsY: MGDVDTLWTYLIVGVVILALGIGFAVSLLRGRGGPEREVEAPTRPAPRLDREPTERDAGTAAPGGPVTTEGPAETLPPVAEPLPTLERPESARGRLQRLRARLARSNSALGKGLLGLLSRGRLDEEAWEDVEDTLIASDLGVEATEELIASLRTRVKVDGTTDEATVREWLREDLLRLVQPDMDRRIASSRVGTRPAVILVVGVNGTGKTTTVGKLARVLVAEDRDVLLGAADTFRAAAADQLDTWGARVGVPTVRSDREGADPAAVAFDAVKAGIEQEVDVVIIDTAGRLHNKVDLMNELGKVKRVIEKLSEIDEVLLVLDATTGQNGLQQAKVFSEAVDVTGIVLTKLDGTAKGGIVVAVQRQLGVPVKLVGLGEGPDDLAPFEPADFVDALLD, from the coding sequence ATGGGCGACGTGGACACCCTCTGGACCTATCTGATCGTCGGCGTCGTCATCCTCGCCCTGGGGATCGGGTTCGCCGTCTCCCTCCTTCGCGGCCGCGGCGGCCCCGAGCGTGAGGTCGAGGCACCGACCCGGCCGGCCCCGCGCCTGGACCGCGAGCCCACCGAGCGCGACGCCGGGACCGCCGCGCCGGGTGGCCCGGTCACGACCGAGGGCCCCGCGGAGACGCTCCCGCCGGTCGCCGAGCCACTCCCGACGCTCGAGCGTCCGGAGTCGGCTCGGGGTCGTCTCCAGCGGCTGCGCGCCCGTCTGGCCCGGTCCAACTCCGCCCTCGGCAAGGGCCTGCTGGGTCTCCTGTCGCGCGGCCGGCTGGACGAGGAGGCCTGGGAGGACGTCGAGGACACGCTCATCGCCTCAGACCTCGGCGTCGAGGCCACCGAGGAGCTCATCGCCTCGTTGCGCACCCGCGTGAAGGTCGACGGCACCACCGACGAGGCGACGGTGCGGGAGTGGCTCCGTGAGGACCTGCTCCGCCTCGTCCAGCCCGACATGGACCGCCGGATCGCCTCGTCCCGCGTGGGCACCCGGCCCGCGGTCATCCTCGTGGTCGGCGTCAACGGCACGGGCAAGACGACGACCGTCGGCAAGCTCGCCAGGGTCCTCGTCGCCGAGGACCGTGACGTGCTGCTCGGCGCCGCCGACACGTTCCGGGCGGCCGCCGCGGACCAGCTCGACACGTGGGGTGCCCGCGTCGGCGTCCCCACGGTGCGGTCCGACCGGGAGGGCGCCGACCCCGCGGCCGTGGCCTTCGACGCCGTCAAGGCGGGGATCGAGCAGGAGGTCGACGTCGTCATCATCGACACCGCCGGCCGGCTGCACAACAAGGTCGACCTGATGAACGAGCTCGGCAAGGTCAAGCGCGTCATCGAGAAGCTGAGCGAGATCGACGAGGTGCTCCTCGTCCTCGACGCGACGACCGGCCAGAACGGTCTCCAGCAGGCCAAGGTCTTCAGCGAGGCCGTCGACGTCACCGGCATCGTCCTCACCAAGCTCGACGGCACGGCCAAGGGCGGCATCGTCGTCGCGGTCCAGCGCCAGCTCGGCGTTCCGGTCAAGCTCGTCGGCCTCGGCGAGGGCCCGGACGACCTGGCCCCGTTCGAGCCGGCCGACTTCGTGGACGCGCTCCTGGACTAG
- a CDS encoding amidohydrolase family protein, which produces MSAPVLHVRGQVLVGRDDVRDELWVIDGKVSFTPPASGADVQTLDGWVLPGLVDAHCHVGLDAHGEVPREVAEEQALADRDRGTLLIRDAGQPGDTRWVDDREDLPKIIRAGRHIARSRRYIRNYAHEVEEDQLVESVRLEAHRGDGWVKLVGDWIDREVGDLSPSFSAHAVAEAIAAAHEEGVRVTAHCFGEQSLRDLAAAGIDCVEHATGLQEDSIDEFARRGIAIVPTLVNIANFPALAAPAAEKFPAYHQHMLDLHARRHATIGAAHEAGVPIYVGTDAGGALPHGLVAQEVVELTKAGLSRLEALDAATWAARAWLGRPTIEEGEDADLVVYGADPRDDVTVIADPKGIVLRGRLVR; this is translated from the coding sequence ATGAGTGCGCCGGTGCTTCACGTCCGTGGTCAGGTCCTCGTCGGTCGCGACGACGTCCGCGACGAGCTCTGGGTCATCGACGGCAAGGTGTCGTTCACGCCGCCGGCGTCCGGGGCCGACGTGCAGACCCTGGACGGGTGGGTCCTGCCGGGCCTCGTGGACGCGCACTGCCACGTCGGGCTCGACGCGCACGGCGAGGTGCCCAGGGAGGTCGCCGAGGAGCAGGCCCTCGCCGACCGCGACCGGGGCACGCTCCTCATCCGCGACGCGGGCCAACCCGGCGACACCCGCTGGGTCGACGACCGGGAGGACCTGCCCAAGATCATCCGCGCCGGGCGCCACATCGCTCGGAGCCGCCGCTACATCCGCAACTATGCGCACGAGGTCGAGGAAGACCAGCTCGTCGAGTCCGTGCGGCTGGAGGCGCACCGCGGCGACGGGTGGGTCAAGCTGGTCGGGGACTGGATCGACCGGGAGGTCGGTGACCTCTCCCCGAGCTTCTCGGCGCACGCGGTTGCCGAGGCCATCGCAGCCGCCCACGAGGAGGGGGTGCGGGTCACCGCGCACTGCTTCGGTGAGCAGTCGCTGCGCGACCTGGCGGCCGCCGGTATCGACTGCGTCGAGCATGCCACCGGCCTCCAGGAGGACTCGATCGACGAGTTCGCCCGTCGTGGCATCGCGATCGTGCCGACCTTGGTCAACATCGCGAACTTCCCCGCCCTCGCAGCACCCGCGGCGGAGAAGTTCCCGGCCTACCACCAGCACATGCTCGACCTGCACGCCCGGCGTCACGCGACCATCGGTGCCGCCCACGAGGCGGGCGTCCCGATCTACGTCGGGACCGACGCAGGGGGCGCCCTGCCCCACGGCCTCGTGGCCCAGGAGGTCGTCGAGCTGACCAAGGCCGGCCTCTCCAGGCTCGAGGCCCTCGACGCCGCGACCTGGGCGGCTCGGGCGTGGCTCGGCCGCCCGACGATCGAGGAGGGCGAGGACGCCGACCTCGTCGTCTACGGCGCCGACCCTCGCGACGACGTCACCGTGATCGCCGACCCCAAGGGGATCGTGCTGCGAGGCCGCCTTGTCCGCTGA
- a CDS encoding [protein-PII] uridylyltransferase yields MTDVTTRRLDLAGTRGFATPGAGPARRRALAEFGSSWLQDVWRGACGGRRHAGVALAAVGSLARGDGGPLSDFDLVLVHHPRGLAGPEVAAFADRLWYPIWDAGVRLDHSVRTVAECRAVASEDLSAAMGLLDLTHIAGDVDVVNAARSTVAHDWRANARTRLSEIHEAVTARHARQGDLAHLIEPDLKEAHGGLRDMTVLRALTEAWLTDRPHGAVDEAYERILDVRDAIHVVTGRGRDRLTRDDQDACAALLGHPDADELLTELSGAARTIAYAADSTLRRALQSQRARTLRVGPRRPQLVPLGYGLYRHDGEAVLGPSADLASDPVIPLRAALVAARNGIPLSPATLQNLGAHAPKPPEPWPEMARGVFADLLATGPGVVAVWEGLDLAGVVERWIPEWAAVRSRPQRNAVHRHTVDRHLVETVVSASGMVRDVARPDLLVLAAVLHDIGKVPGAIDHSHEGADIAERILRRIGVAEADREIVVRLVREHLTLVDLATRRDPEDPATIETLSDAVGGSVMTLDLLRALTEADASAAGPKAWSDWRAGLVHRLYQACRQALVAANGADRPRAVEPLEPLPLAKDVIEKVAVGEAHVSVVSLGGAHRIDIIDRDRAGLFADTAGLLAAHGFVVRSATVRTLDGLAVNEWWVDSPSGENPLPEIIGRDLTRVGAGDRAPLGRLQRRKAARPVRSPGSGSPDSTRAMVISSASDSATVIEVRATDRAGLLQDIGITLARASLAVRSAHIATYAGQTLDTFYVTELGGSRLAPARAAQAVAMIIDTCDGP; encoded by the coding sequence ATGACCGATGTGACGACACGACGACTGGACCTCGCCGGGACGCGCGGCTTCGCGACACCCGGCGCGGGACCCGCCCGCCGCCGGGCGCTCGCGGAGTTCGGCTCGAGCTGGCTGCAGGACGTCTGGCGCGGGGCGTGCGGTGGGCGACGCCACGCAGGCGTCGCCCTGGCGGCCGTCGGCTCTCTCGCCCGCGGTGACGGCGGGCCCCTCAGCGACTTCGACCTGGTCCTCGTCCATCACCCGCGCGGGCTCGCGGGACCAGAGGTCGCTGCCTTCGCCGACCGCCTCTGGTACCCGATCTGGGACGCGGGGGTGCGCCTCGACCACAGCGTCCGCACGGTGGCCGAGTGCCGGGCGGTGGCGTCCGAGGACCTGTCCGCGGCGATGGGACTGCTCGACCTCACCCACATCGCGGGTGACGTGGACGTCGTCAACGCCGCCCGCTCGACGGTCGCGCACGACTGGCGGGCCAACGCCCGGACCCGCCTGTCCGAGATCCACGAAGCCGTCACCGCCAGGCACGCGAGGCAGGGGGACCTCGCGCACCTCATCGAGCCGGACCTCAAGGAGGCCCACGGCGGGCTGCGTGACATGACGGTCCTGCGCGCCCTGACCGAGGCGTGGCTGACAGATCGGCCGCACGGTGCCGTCGACGAGGCGTACGAACGGATCCTCGACGTCCGTGACGCGATCCACGTCGTCACCGGACGCGGCCGCGACCGGCTGACCCGCGACGACCAGGACGCGTGCGCAGCCCTGCTCGGCCACCCCGACGCCGACGAGCTGCTCACCGAGCTCTCCGGAGCCGCCCGGACCATCGCCTACGCGGCGGACAGCACGCTCCGCCGCGCCCTGCAGTCGCAACGGGCCCGTACCCTCCGCGTGGGCCCGCGGCGCCCGCAGCTGGTTCCGCTCGGGTACGGGCTCTACCGGCACGACGGCGAGGCGGTCCTCGGACCGTCGGCAGACCTGGCGTCGGACCCGGTGATCCCGCTCCGGGCCGCACTGGTCGCGGCGCGCAACGGCATCCCCCTGTCGCCGGCGACCCTGCAGAACCTGGGTGCCCACGCGCCGAAGCCGCCCGAGCCCTGGCCCGAGATGGCCCGCGGCGTGTTCGCCGACCTCCTCGCGACCGGTCCGGGGGTGGTGGCCGTCTGGGAGGGGCTCGACCTGGCGGGCGTCGTCGAACGGTGGATCCCCGAGTGGGCCGCCGTCCGCAGCCGCCCCCAACGCAACGCGGTGCACCGGCACACGGTCGACCGTCATCTCGTCGAGACGGTCGTCTCAGCCAGCGGGATGGTCCGGGACGTCGCGCGTCCGGACCTCCTCGTCCTCGCCGCCGTGCTCCACGACATCGGCAAGGTGCCCGGCGCCATCGACCACTCCCACGAGGGAGCCGACATCGCCGAGCGGATCCTGCGGCGGATCGGCGTCGCCGAGGCGGACCGGGAGATCGTCGTTCGGCTCGTTCGCGAGCACCTCACCCTCGTCGACCTCGCCACCCGCCGGGATCCCGAGGACCCCGCCACCATCGAGACCCTGTCGGACGCGGTCGGCGGGTCGGTCATGACACTGGACCTGCTGCGCGCCCTGACCGAGGCCGACGCCTCTGCGGCCGGCCCCAAGGCGTGGAGCGACTGGCGGGCCGGACTCGTGCACCGCCTCTACCAGGCCTGCCGGCAGGCCCTGGTCGCGGCGAACGGCGCCGACCGGCCCCGGGCCGTGGAACCCCTCGAGCCGCTGCCCCTCGCCAAGGACGTCATCGAGAAGGTGGCCGTCGGGGAGGCCCACGTCTCGGTCGTGTCGCTCGGCGGCGCCCACCGGATCGACATCATCGACCGCGACCGGGCCGGGCTCTTCGCCGACACCGCCGGGCTGCTCGCCGCCCACGGCTTCGTCGTGCGCTCCGCCACCGTGCGGACCCTCGATGGGCTGGCCGTCAACGAGTGGTGGGTCGACTCGCCGAGCGGCGAGAACCCGCTCCCCGAGATCATCGGCCGGGACCTCACCCGGGTGGGTGCCGGCGACCGGGCGCCGCTCGGCCGGCTCCAGCGCCGCAAGGCGGCGCGGCCGGTCCGCAGCCCCGGATCCGGCTCACCCGACTCGACGCGCGCCATGGTCATCAGCAGCGCCTCCGACAGCGCCACCGTCATCGAGGTCCGCGCCACCGACCGCGCCGGGCTCCTCCAGGACATCGGGATCACCCTCGCCCGGGCCTCCCTCGCCGTGCGGTCCGCCCACATCGCCACGTACGCCGGCCAGACCCTCGACACCTTCTACGTCACGGAGCTCGGCGGGTCCCGGCTCGCCCCCGCCCGGGCGGCGCAAGCGGTCGCGATGATCATCGACACCTGTGACGGGCCCTGA
- a CDS encoding ammonium transporter, whose amino-acid sequence MTTALVPLAAEAPEINEAATAFMLIASAMVLLMTPGLALFYGGMTRAKSVLNMMMMSFGALGVVGVIYILWGYSMSFGPTDIGGIFASPLDYFGLGQLLDDGSGSPKLIDVFGAGVFIPEAIVAGFQLTFAVITVALISGAIADRVKFSTWLVFAGIWATIVYFPIAHMVWGGGLLSGAEGGLSARIFGVTDGAATVVPIDFAGGTVVHINAGIAGLVLALIVGQRLGFGKTAMRPHNVPLVMIGAGLLWFGWFGFNAGSELAADGVASVVWLNTTAATAAAIIGWLVVEKLRDGHATSIGAASGVVAGLVAITPACGALSPVGSLVLGVLAGAFAALAVGLKYRFGYDDSLDVVGVHLTAGLWGTIGAGLLSTSTGLFYGGGIQQTALQVIIALVSLLVSGVLTAIIGLALKYTLGWRISDEDETVGIDQAEHAESGYDLGGFAAGTGRGVAFPRATVPAAQTEMTDQAEGAHA is encoded by the coding sequence ATGACAACCGCACTGGTGCCGCTCGCGGCAGAAGCACCGGAGATCAACGAGGCGGCGACGGCGTTCATGCTGATCGCCTCCGCGATGGTCCTCCTCATGACCCCAGGCCTCGCGCTCTTCTACGGAGGCATGACGCGAGCCAAGTCCGTCCTCAACATGATGATGATGTCGTTCGGGGCGCTCGGCGTCGTCGGCGTCATCTACATCCTGTGGGGCTACTCGATGTCCTTCGGCCCCACCGACATCGGCGGCATCTTCGCCAGCCCGCTCGACTACTTCGGGCTCGGACAGCTCCTCGACGACGGCTCGGGCAGCCCCAAGCTCATCGACGTCTTCGGCGCCGGGGTGTTCATCCCCGAGGCCATCGTCGCAGGCTTCCAGCTCACCTTCGCCGTCATCACCGTGGCCCTCATCAGCGGCGCCATCGCCGACCGGGTCAAGTTCTCCACGTGGCTCGTCTTCGCCGGCATCTGGGCGACCATCGTCTACTTCCCGATCGCCCACATGGTCTGGGGCGGAGGCCTCCTCTCGGGTGCCGAAGGAGGCCTGTCAGCCAGGATCTTCGGCGTCACCGACGGCGCGGCCACCGTGGTGCCGATCGACTTCGCCGGAGGCACCGTCGTCCACATCAACGCCGGCATCGCCGGTCTCGTCCTCGCCCTCATCGTCGGCCAGCGGCTCGGCTTCGGCAAGACGGCCATGCGGCCGCACAACGTCCCCCTGGTGATGATCGGCGCCGGGCTCCTGTGGTTCGGCTGGTTCGGCTTCAACGCCGGATCCGAGCTCGCCGCCGACGGGGTCGCGTCCGTCGTCTGGCTCAACACGACCGCGGCCACGGCGGCCGCCATCATCGGCTGGCTCGTCGTCGAGAAGCTTCGGGACGGGCACGCCACGTCGATCGGGGCGGCCTCTGGTGTCGTCGCCGGTCTCGTCGCCATCACCCCCGCCTGCGGTGCGCTGTCGCCAGTCGGCTCGCTCGTCCTCGGCGTCCTCGCCGGAGCCTTCGCGGCCCTCGCCGTCGGGCTCAAGTACCGCTTCGGGTACGACGACTCGCTCGACGTCGTCGGCGTCCACCTCACCGCCGGCCTCTGGGGCACCATCGGTGCCGGCCTGCTGTCCACCTCCACGGGGCTCTTCTACGGTGGTGGCATCCAGCAGACCGCACTGCAGGTCATCATCGCGCTCGTCTCGCTGCTCGTCTCCGGCGTGCTCACCGCGATCATCGGCCTCGCCCTGAAGTACACCCTCGGCTGGCGGATCAGTGACGAGGACGAGACCGTGGGCATCGACCAGGCCGAGCACGCCGAGTCCGGCTACGACCTCGGTGGCTTCGCAGCCGGCACCGGGCGGGGTGTCGCCTTCCCCCGGGCCACCGTCCCAGCCGCGCAGACCGAGATGACCGACCAGGCCGAAGGAGCCCACGCATGA
- a CDS encoding P-II family nitrogen regulator, producing MKLVTAIIKPHQLDEVKEALEAFGVTGMTISEASGYGRQRGHSEVYRGAEYTVDFVPKVRLEVLVDDIDAPDVIDVILKSAQTGRIGDGKIWSVPVDEVVRVRTGERGAQAL from the coding sequence ATGAAGCTCGTCACCGCCATCATCAAGCCGCACCAGCTCGACGAGGTGAAGGAGGCCCTGGAGGCCTTCGGAGTCACCGGGATGACCATCAGCGAGGCGAGCGGCTACGGTCGCCAGCGCGGTCACAGCGAGGTCTACCGCGGCGCCGAGTACACCGTCGACTTCGTGCCGAAGGTCCGACTCGAGGTCCTCGTCGACGACATCGACGCGCCCGACGTCATCGACGTCATCCTCAAGTCGGCCCAGACGGGCCGCATCGGGGACGGCAAGATCTGGTCGGTCCCCGTCGACGAGGTGGTCCGGGTGCGCACCGGCGAGCGGGGTGCGCAGGCCCTCTGA